Proteins encoded by one window of Brevibacterium atlanticum:
- a CDS encoding fasciclin domain-containing protein, with the protein MKTLLRTRTATILSAGAIGLLALSGCGMDSGSGGEESGSDSGSSESQPAGSDESEMPEESGDASMDDADLVGKGCSTYAEENPDGGGSVEGMAQDPVATAASNNPMLTTLTKAVSGKLNPDVDLVDTLNGDEFTVIAPVDDAFADVPKDDLDALAKDSDMLTKVLTYHVIPGQLSPDEIAGEHETVEGSKVKISGEGEDMKFDDSGLVCGGVKTANATVYMVDAVMMPDK; encoded by the coding sequence ATGAAGACACTGCTTCGCACCCGCACCGCAACCATCCTCTCGGCCGGTGCCATCGGCCTCCTGGCTCTGAGCGGCTGCGGCATGGATTCCGGCTCCGGAGGGGAGGAGTCCGGATCGGATTCCGGCAGCTCCGAATCCCAGCCGGCAGGCTCGGATGAGTCCGAGATGCCCGAGGAATCCGGGGACGCGTCCATGGACGATGCCGACCTCGTCGGCAAGGGCTGCTCGACGTACGCCGAGGAGAACCCCGACGGCGGTGGATCCGTCGAAGGAATGGCGCAGGATCCCGTCGCCACGGCTGCCTCGAACAATCCCATGCTCACGACCCTGACCAAGGCGGTCTCGGGCAAGCTCAACCCCGATGTCGACCTCGTCGACACTCTCAACGGCGACGAATTCACCGTCATCGCCCCGGTCGACGATGCCTTCGCCGATGTGCCGAAGGACGACCTCGACGCGCTGGCCAAGGATTCGGACATGCTGACCAAGGTCCTGACCTACCACGTCATCCCCGGTCAGCTCTCTCCCGATGAGATCGCCGGTGAGCACGAGACCGTCGAAGGCTCGAAGGTCAAGATCTCCGGCGAAGGCGAGGACATGAAGTTCGACGATTCCGGTCTCGTCTGCGGCGGAGTGAAGACCGCGAACGCCACGGTCTACATGGTCGACGCGGTGATGATGCCCGACAAGTGA
- a CDS encoding sigma-70 family RNA polymerase sigma factor, whose protein sequence is MTSESATTAPADPSGDLLVRIARGDRDAFEQLFTDQSRILMAVILRIVRSRSLAEEVLQDCFTEVWTRCSGFDPERGSGRAWLVTLCRRRAIDCVRSVQSQQDRDFADGMKTTAEAGEQVEQTVIDRAESDRTVSALKILPDEQATPIVMAFYQGLTHAQISENLEVPLGTIKSRIRDGMKKLRDELEAGR, encoded by the coding sequence ATGACCTCCGAGAGCGCGACGACGGCCCCCGCGGACCCCAGCGGCGACCTGCTGGTCCGCATCGCCCGAGGTGACCGGGACGCGTTCGAACAGCTGTTCACCGATCAGTCCCGAATCCTCATGGCCGTGATCCTCCGGATCGTCAGGAGCCGATCCCTCGCCGAGGAGGTCCTCCAGGACTGCTTCACCGAGGTGTGGACGCGGTGCTCAGGTTTCGACCCCGAGCGCGGATCCGGCCGAGCCTGGCTGGTCACGCTGTGCAGGAGACGCGCCATCGACTGTGTGCGCAGCGTCCAGTCCCAGCAGGACCGCGACTTCGCCGATGGGATGAAGACCACCGCCGAGGCAGGTGAGCAGGTCGAGCAGACGGTGATCGACCGGGCGGAGTCGGATCGGACGGTCTCGGCTCTGAAGATCCTCCCCGATGAGCAGGCCACACCGATCGTCATGGCCTTCTACCAAGGCCTGACCCACGCACAGATCTCCGAGAACCTCGAGGTGCCGCTGGGTACCATCAAGTCACGGATCAGAGACGGAATGAAGAAGCTGCGAGATGAGTTGGAGGCGGGACGATGA
- a CDS encoding anti-sigma factor, whose product MSTDRDYLAAGLALGGLSDDELAEAQALADSDADFRAEVASYAEVLSETAESEDPVGISAETQAAILAVPDNHEQTDPAPADPGSVTSGPISSSGRSTSPGHTESSEPASLDAHRDRRSSGRSSRRPWMPWVAAAAAIIVVAGFGVTIWQQAQRQNELEEKLTATQQQLDESTRLMEASDLQTTTAKMPSGGSVTVLSSRSEQLIRLSPRDVVQTTSATSMQMWVIGDDGPESAGLMSSKPVTITDEKFAKGSVFGITVEPEGGSKQPTTDPIVAIDL is encoded by the coding sequence ATGAGCACCGATCGTGACTATCTGGCCGCCGGGCTGGCCCTGGGCGGGCTCAGCGATGACGAACTCGCCGAGGCGCAGGCACTGGCCGACTCGGACGCCGATTTCCGAGCCGAGGTCGCCTCATACGCCGAGGTCCTCTCCGAGACCGCCGAATCCGAAGATCCGGTCGGGATCAGCGCGGAGACGCAGGCGGCGATCCTCGCCGTCCCGGACAACCACGAGCAGACCGATCCCGCCCCCGCTGATCCCGGGTCGGTCACTTCCGGACCCATCAGCTCGTCCGGCCGATCCACCTCGCCCGGCCACACGGAATCTTCCGAACCTGCATCATTGGACGCACACCGCGACCGTCGATCCTCGGGGCGATCGTCGCGGCGGCCCTGGATGCCGTGGGTTGCCGCCGCGGCGGCGATCATCGTCGTCGCCGGGTTCGGGGTGACCATCTGGCAACAAGCGCAGCGGCAGAACGAACTCGAAGAGAAGCTGACGGCCACCCAGCAGCAACTCGACGAATCTACCCGCCTGATGGAAGCCAGTGACCTGCAGACCACCACCGCGAAGATGCCGTCGGGAGGTTCGGTCACCGTGCTGTCCTCCAGAAGTGAGCAGCTCATCCGGCTCTCTCCCCGTGATGTGGTGCAGACGACGTCGGCCACCTCGATGCAGATGTGGGTGATCGGGGATGACGGTCCGGAAAGTGCCGGTCTGATGTCGAGCAAACCGGTCACGATCACGGATGAGAAGTTCGCGAAGGGCAGCGTCTTCGGCATCACCGTCGAACCCGAGGGCGGATCGAAGCAGCCGACCACCGACCCGATCGTCGCGATCGACCTGTAG
- a CDS encoding putative quinol monooxygenase — translation MVILNVFFDVKQEHEADFLKLLNHMVVESNREQGCSYYQLWRSAVDPYSYSLIEHWDSQEELNAHGRTAHWINFNDTVNEYLKSNYEEHHYSEIPA, via the coding sequence ATGGTCATTCTCAACGTCTTCTTCGACGTCAAGCAAGAGCACGAGGCCGACTTCCTGAAGCTGCTCAACCACATGGTCGTCGAATCGAACAGAGAACAAGGCTGCTCGTACTATCAGCTGTGGCGCAGTGCAGTCGATCCGTACAGCTACTCGCTCATCGAGCATTGGGACAGCCAAGAAGAGCTCAATGCTCACGGACGTACAGCGCACTGGATCAACTTCAACGACACGGTCAATGAGTACCTCAAGTCGAACTACGAAGAGCACCACTACAGCGAGATCCCCGCGTAA
- a CDS encoding GlxA family transcriptional regulator has product MTQNPQSETPRHLRVGFVVFDGMTMLDVTGPAEVFRYARQEGLNIEMPLIAQREGDVRTASGFALSGAQRPEQVGPLDIAIVAGGDELPHSYPDGLLAAAESAACQAGQVASVCTGAFVLAELGLLDRRRATTHWRHAGTLARRFPQIDVSPHAIFVRDGNCLTSAGVSAGIDLALAIVEDVIGAASTREIARELVVFMQRPGSQSQFSAGLESITPRDSLLHEAMTEVAADPALEHTAASMAERASLSPRHLARQFWREVGTTPHRWLQSVRLQRAQNLLLDGRGVLEAAAFSGLGSDDTLRRVLMRESGLTPREYVRRFSTTKSA; this is encoded by the coding sequence ATGACGCAAAACCCGCAGAGTGAGACACCGCGTCACCTGCGCGTCGGTTTCGTCGTCTTCGACGGCATGACGATGCTCGATGTCACTGGTCCCGCCGAGGTGTTTCGCTATGCCCGACAGGAGGGCCTGAACATCGAGATGCCGCTCATCGCACAGCGAGAAGGGGATGTCAGGACGGCCAGCGGCTTCGCCTTGTCGGGCGCTCAGAGGCCTGAACAGGTCGGCCCCCTCGACATCGCCATCGTGGCAGGAGGTGATGAGCTCCCTCACTCCTACCCCGATGGGCTGTTGGCTGCCGCTGAATCCGCTGCCTGTCAGGCCGGTCAAGTGGCATCGGTCTGCACCGGAGCCTTCGTGCTGGCCGAACTCGGACTCTTGGACCGCAGACGTGCGACCACGCACTGGCGACATGCCGGCACCTTGGCGCGGCGGTTCCCACAGATCGATGTGTCACCGCATGCCATCTTCGTCCGCGACGGGAACTGTCTGACTTCAGCCGGCGTGAGCGCAGGAATCGACCTTGCTCTTGCCATCGTCGAGGATGTGATCGGAGCCGCGTCGACGCGCGAGATCGCTCGGGAACTGGTTGTCTTCATGCAGCGACCCGGAAGCCAGTCGCAGTTCTCGGCGGGCCTGGAGTCCATCACACCACGCGATTCTCTGCTCCACGAGGCAATGACCGAGGTGGCTGCCGATCCGGCACTGGAGCACACGGCAGCGAGCATGGCTGAGCGGGCGTCGCTGAGTCCACGACACCTTGCTCGCCAGTTCTGGAGGGAGGTCGGCACCACTCCTCATCGCTGGTTGCAGTCGGTTCGCCTGCAGCGGGCTCAGAACCTGCTGCTCGACGGCAGAGGCGTCCTCGAGGCGGCGGCCTTCAGCGGACTGGGAAGCGATGACACTCTTCGACGAGTGTTGATGCGTGAGTCCGGGCTGACCCCGCGGGAGTACGTCCGCCGATTCTCGACGACGAAATCCGCTTGA
- a CDS encoding class I SAM-dependent methyltransferase, translating to MTEFKWDPDTYRALMAEEIPDYTRLQTEVAAAAAAGHPTSILDLGIGSGLTAQRVLEALPEAELFGVDASAEMLAAAEATLDSERTELRQGRIEDPLPQGPFDLVMSTLTVHHLDGPGKADLFARIAAALRPGGRFVLGDLVVPVDPADVVTPIDWVEDTPSSLDEQLAWLAEAVLTPQVHWQHRDLAVVVAEKD from the coding sequence ATGACCGAATTCAAGTGGGATCCGGACACCTACCGGGCGCTCATGGCCGAGGAGATCCCTGACTATACGCGCCTGCAGACCGAAGTAGCCGCCGCAGCGGCAGCAGGACACCCAACGTCGATCCTCGATCTGGGCATCGGCAGCGGTTTGACCGCACAGCGCGTCCTCGAGGCCCTCCCGGAAGCGGAGCTGTTCGGCGTCGATGCGAGTGCTGAGATGCTCGCTGCTGCCGAGGCGACGCTCGACTCGGAGCGCACGGAGCTGCGGCAGGGCAGGATCGAGGATCCGCTTCCGCAGGGTCCTTTCGACCTGGTGATGTCGACGCTCACAGTCCATCATCTCGACGGTCCCGGCAAAGCGGATCTCTTCGCTCGCATTGCCGCTGCGCTCAGGCCCGGCGGCCGGTTCGTCCTCGGCGACCTCGTTGTTCCTGTCGATCCGGCGGACGTCGTCACGCCGATCGACTGGGTCGAGGACACTCCCAGCTCCCTCGATGAACAGCTGGCCTGGCTTGCCGAGGCGGTGCTGACCCCTCAGGTGCACTGGCAGCACCGGGATCTCGCCGTGGTGGTGGCGGAGAAGGACTGA
- a CDS encoding TetR/AcrR family transcriptional regulator C-terminal domain-containing protein codes for MAKRAEPVGKGAARGERGESGAPRTRGQHAGLRPESIVRTAIAIADDEGLASVSMRRIAAELKVEAMALYHHFPNKGALLDAVVEELSASAPPLDFAGSPWHEGLRKYARAQLTTLSAHPNLVDLVMTRPAVTIGNLALLETLVDFLCAAGFSARRGLDMIYIVHELVLMHAALGSELRQAAHLDGISGTDFPRLAEAAAAAARRSPTARFEFALDALIAGFAEVDERED; via the coding sequence ATGGCCAAGCGGGCCGAACCAGTGGGGAAGGGCGCCGCGAGAGGCGAGCGGGGCGAGTCCGGTGCACCGCGCACGCGCGGCCAGCATGCCGGGCTGCGGCCGGAATCGATCGTGCGGACCGCGATCGCCATCGCCGACGATGAGGGCCTGGCATCCGTGTCAATGCGCAGAATCGCTGCCGAACTCAAGGTCGAGGCGATGGCGCTCTACCACCATTTTCCGAACAAGGGTGCGCTGCTCGACGCCGTCGTCGAGGAGCTCTCAGCGTCCGCGCCGCCGCTCGATTTTGCAGGCTCGCCGTGGCACGAAGGTCTGCGGAAGTATGCCCGAGCACAGCTGACTACGCTGTCCGCACATCCGAACCTTGTCGACCTCGTCATGACTCGACCGGCGGTGACCATAGGAAATCTCGCTCTGCTGGAGACTCTCGTCGACTTCCTCTGCGCTGCCGGGTTCTCTGCCCGTCGTGGACTCGACATGATCTACATCGTCCACGAACTCGTCCTCATGCACGCCGCACTCGGGAGCGAGTTGCGTCAGGCGGCTCATCTCGACGGAATCTCCGGGACGGACTTCCCTCGCCTCGCCGAGGCTGCTGCGGCAGCTGCGCGCCGCTCACCGACTGCTCGCTTCGAGTTCGCGCTCGATGCGCTCATCGCCGGGTTCGCCGAGGTGGACGAGCGCGAAGACTGA
- a CDS encoding serine hydrolase domain-containing protein — MSAAISSTTNTQPDLAEAVRDVHRAGMPGIIAEVVDHGETTRECAGFAEAATRTPMTPGLHHRVGSIAKTFTTVALLRLVEEGIVDLDTSISRYLPDHVPGERGEAITVRMLANHTSGLNEYLPIIYDSLRAFPNLAQTSPRSLVEHQFTHFDRRDLIDIGVGAPSAGEPGDVPGRYSNTNYLLLAELIETLTDRDAEEFIRAEVIDPAGLHETYFPTGPVLSAPHTSLYESWFSMADPPVDLTDFDMSWVGPAASLVSTAADLNRFFGLLIGGQLLRPESLEQMQRTVPVVSFEGTTIDYGLGLHRRVADDGTVWWGHDGSVWGGGALTFTRADAHKQITILVNGQRWNSLDDSGRPQPHPIDAALAAVIALGMG; from the coding sequence ATGTCAGCAGCCATCAGCTCCACGACCAACACCCAACCTGACCTGGCGGAGGCAGTGCGCGATGTGCACCGTGCAGGAATGCCCGGCATCATCGCCGAGGTGGTCGACCACGGAGAGACCACGCGTGAATGCGCGGGTTTCGCCGAGGCGGCCACTCGGACTCCAATGACACCCGGGCTCCATCATCGGGTCGGCAGCATTGCGAAGACCTTCACAACGGTGGCCCTGCTCCGGCTCGTGGAGGAGGGGATCGTCGACCTCGACACCTCGATCAGCAGGTACCTGCCCGACCACGTTCCCGGCGAGCGCGGCGAGGCGATCACCGTGCGGATGCTCGCGAACCACACGAGTGGGCTCAACGAGTATCTGCCCATCATCTATGACTCCCTCCGAGCGTTCCCGAACCTCGCGCAGACGAGTCCGCGCAGCCTCGTCGAGCATCAGTTCACTCACTTCGACAGACGAGACCTCATCGACATCGGCGTCGGGGCTCCGTCGGCCGGGGAACCCGGCGACGTGCCTGGACGGTACTCGAACACGAACTATCTGCTTCTCGCCGAACTCATCGAGACCCTCACCGATCGGGATGCTGAGGAATTCATCCGCGCCGAGGTGATCGACCCTGCCGGACTCCACGAGACCTACTTCCCGACCGGACCGGTGCTGTCCGCACCGCATACGAGCCTCTACGAGTCGTGGTTCTCTATGGCCGACCCGCCCGTCGACCTCACTGACTTCGACATGTCATGGGTGGGTCCCGCAGCCTCACTGGTGTCGACGGCTGCCGATCTCAATCGCTTCTTCGGTCTGCTCATCGGCGGTCAGCTGCTTCGCCCGGAATCGCTTGAGCAGATGCAGCGCACGGTTCCGGTCGTCTCGTTCGAGGGCACAACGATCGACTACGGACTCGGACTGCACCGACGTGTGGCCGACGACGGAACAGTCTGGTGGGGGCATGACGGTTCAGTGTGGGGTGGAGGTGCGCTCACGTTCACCCGCGCTGACGCGCATAAGCAGATAACCATTCTGGTCAACGGGCAACGGTGGAACAGCCTCGACGATTCCGGCCGCCCACAGCCGCATCCGATCGACGCAGCCCTGGCCGCTGTCATCGCGTTGGGCATGGGGTGA
- a CDS encoding sensor histidine kinase, whose amino-acid sequence MTGLSDSDRRPKRPDLWLVAALATGSLVFAVLYAGSGFWEFKSPLWVTCLLSIVVTIPLLWRRRFPNLVAWFITALYVTAQILQMMEPGVSQIVLFVSVYAIGAFRRSRRVAFVSRCLLCLAIFIYVVVSAALQFQDLGDLTFVQFAAATGVSFLINAVFFGGAWLFGNRAFAGRRLLDDLRAANEEVREQEQQLTRQALDLERVRIARELHDGVAHHIAGVGIHAAAARRSLEKNPDKAKESLQVIESSTRETVDELRALVYTLRDTGTRDDAEADRASTSDEQVTPSVKGNPGLGDLPELIASAQRFGQTVECTTVGQPRPLTPITEMSIYRVIQESLTNCSRYAGAGAEVAVRVRYGTADLEVEVSDTRGAESTAGRSPGSTERRAGAAGRSEGTGLGIIGMRERMNALGGSLEAGPKSRGGWLVRARIPYPRSTSGVTSNTPEESSPAHENPAKALR is encoded by the coding sequence ATGACAGGGTTGTCGGACTCGGATCGACGACCGAAGCGGCCCGACCTCTGGCTCGTTGCAGCCCTGGCCACCGGGTCACTCGTCTTCGCCGTGCTCTATGCCGGCAGCGGATTCTGGGAATTCAAGTCTCCCCTGTGGGTCACGTGCCTGCTCTCGATAGTTGTCACCATCCCTCTATTGTGGAGGCGCCGCTTCCCGAATCTCGTGGCCTGGTTCATCACCGCGCTCTACGTCACAGCGCAGATTCTGCAGATGATGGAGCCAGGGGTCTCCCAGATCGTCCTCTTCGTCTCCGTCTATGCGATCGGAGCCTTTCGCCGCAGCAGGCGGGTAGCGTTCGTCTCCCGCTGTCTGCTGTGCCTCGCGATCTTCATCTACGTCGTCGTCTCCGCGGCACTGCAGTTCCAGGACCTCGGTGATCTCACCTTCGTCCAGTTCGCAGCCGCAACCGGGGTGTCGTTCCTCATCAACGCCGTGTTCTTCGGCGGGGCGTGGCTCTTCGGCAATCGGGCCTTCGCCGGACGACGCCTGCTCGACGATCTCCGGGCCGCCAATGAGGAGGTCCGCGAACAGGAGCAGCAGCTGACCCGCCAGGCACTTGACTTGGAGCGCGTGCGCATCGCCCGCGAACTCCACGACGGGGTCGCCCACCACATCGCCGGAGTCGGCATCCATGCGGCCGCTGCGCGCCGCAGCCTCGAGAAGAACCCCGACAAGGCCAAGGAATCTCTTCAGGTCATCGAATCCTCGACCCGTGAGACCGTCGACGAGCTCCGCGCCCTCGTCTACACACTCCGTGATACGGGCACACGCGACGATGCGGAGGCCGATCGCGCGAGCACGTCCGACGAACAGGTGACGCCTTCGGTCAAAGGCAACCCCGGCCTCGGCGATCTGCCCGAGCTCATCGCATCGGCCCAGCGATTCGGTCAGACCGTCGAGTGCACCACGGTCGGGCAGCCGCGTCCGCTGACCCCGATCACGGAGATGTCGATCTATCGGGTGATCCAGGAATCCCTGACGAACTGCTCCCGCTATGCGGGTGCCGGCGCCGAGGTGGCCGTGCGAGTCCGCTACGGCACCGCTGATCTCGAGGTCGAGGTGAGCGATACCCGCGGTGCCGAATCGACAGCCGGGCGATCGCCCGGATCGACCGAGCGGAGGGCCGGTGCAGCCGGCCGATCCGAGGGAACCGGGCTCGGCATCATCGGGATGAGAGAGCGCATGAATGCCCTCGGCGGCAGCCTCGAAGCCGGACCGAAATCACGCGGCGGTTGGCTTGTCCGGGCACGGATCCCCTACCCGCGCAGCACCTCCGGAGTCACCTCGAACACCCCGGAAGAATCCTCCCCCGCTCACGAGAACCCAGCAAAGGCACTGAGATGA
- a CDS encoding response regulator, translated as MIRVLLVDDQSMVRTGFRTILESEDGITVVGEAENGQVAIDKALELSPDVICMDVQMPVMDGLESTEQIVRRGSCGAVLMLTTFDRDDFLFQALAAGASGFLLKTAEAEQLIDAVTALAAGDGLLSPEVTRRVIERSVSTPEPATPTAPELEHLTEREFEVLRLVATGASNSEIAAQLFVGDATVKTHVSNLLSKLNIRDRIHAVIWAYEHGVVTIGCQDRAQ; from the coding sequence ATGATCCGAGTTCTCCTCGTCGACGACCAGTCGATGGTCCGCACCGGCTTCCGCACGATCCTCGAAAGCGAGGACGGCATCACCGTGGTCGGCGAGGCCGAGAACGGGCAGGTCGCCATCGACAAGGCCCTCGAGCTCTCGCCGGACGTCATCTGCATGGATGTGCAGATGCCGGTCATGGACGGGCTCGAATCCACCGAGCAGATCGTCCGCCGCGGCTCGTGCGGAGCCGTCCTCATGCTCACGACCTTCGACCGCGACGACTTCCTCTTCCAGGCCCTGGCCGCCGGAGCCAGCGGGTTCCTCCTCAAAACCGCCGAGGCAGAACAGCTCATCGACGCCGTCACCGCCCTGGCCGCCGGCGACGGCCTCCTCTCCCCCGAGGTCACCCGCCGAGTCATCGAACGCTCGGTATCCACGCCGGAACCGGCCACCCCCACAGCCCCGGAACTCGAACACCTCACCGAACGCGAATTCGAGGTGCTCCGACTGGTCGCGACCGGAGCGAGCAACTCGGAGATCGCCGCGCAGCTCTTCGTCGGCGACGCCACCGTGAAGACGCATGTGTCGAATCTGCTGTCGAAGCTCAACATCCGCGACCGCATCCACGCGGTGATCTGGGCGTACGAGCACGGTGTCGTCACGATCGGCTGTCAAGACAGGGCACAATAA
- a CDS encoding ABC transporter ATP-binding protein: MITLENINRSFGDKQVLHDLSFDIGDGRMTGFVGSNGSGKTTTMRILLGVLAADSGCITVDGTAITPVHRSAIGYMPEERGLYPKMPIIDQLIYLARFHGLTRHAAKKRGLELLEELDLKGEPTDTLESVSLGNQQKVQIAAALIHSPQALVLDEPFSGLDPTAVERTLAVLTSFAASGAPVLFSSHQLDLVERLVDDIVIINDGHLVAAGTTDELRRERSSPEWTLQTDADTGWVRELPDITVIEFDGNWVRFAAPDTTTAEAVLRKALDVSSVSSFAPHIVPLSRLFQEVTQS; this comes from the coding sequence ATGATCACCTTGGAGAACATCAACCGCAGCTTCGGCGACAAGCAGGTGCTCCACGACCTCAGCTTCGACATCGGCGACGGACGGATGACCGGCTTCGTCGGCTCGAACGGTTCCGGCAAGACCACGACCATGCGGATCCTCCTCGGCGTGCTGGCCGCCGACTCCGGATGCATCACCGTCGACGGAACCGCCATCACCCCAGTCCACCGCAGCGCGATCGGCTACATGCCCGAGGAACGCGGCCTCTACCCGAAGATGCCGATCATCGACCAGCTGATCTACCTCGCCCGCTTCCACGGACTGACCCGCCATGCCGCGAAGAAGCGCGGACTCGAACTCCTCGAAGAACTCGACCTCAAAGGCGAACCCACCGACACCCTCGAATCCGTCAGCCTCGGCAACCAGCAGAAGGTCCAGATCGCCGCGGCCCTCATCCACAGCCCACAGGCCCTCGTCCTCGACGAACCGTTCTCCGGACTCGACCCCACCGCGGTCGAACGCACCCTGGCAGTCCTCACCTCATTCGCCGCCTCCGGCGCCCCGGTGCTCTTTTCCAGCCACCAGCTCGACCTCGTCGAACGCCTCGTCGACGACATCGTCATCATCAACGACGGCCACCTCGTCGCCGCCGGCACCACGGACGAACTGCGCCGCGAACGCAGCTCACCCGAATGGACGCTGCAGACCGACGCGGACACAGGGTGGGTGCGCGAACTCCCCGACATCACCGTCATCGAGTTCGACGGAAACTGGGTCCGCTTCGCAGCACCGGATACCACCACCGCCGAGGCGGTCCTGAGGAAAGCGCTCGACGTGTCCTCCGTGTCCTCGTTCGCTCCGCACATCGTCCCCCTCAGCCGGCTCTTCCAGGAGGTCACGCAGTCATGA
- a CDS encoding ABC transporter permease: MSTESLTRTDTAGNRAGFTTAIGLVIEREIMVRLKSRAFMISTILSIVILGVLVGVSGALPSLFSSTDKVAVTSAGAEAVKGIDDIEPVVVDDVDEAKALVTSENVDAAVVDSEDSPTGVAVLSLRSAPESLIASLSLTPEVELLDPDAPDPALTYFIGLGLGLVFFMAAMTFGNTIASSVVEEKQSRIVEILLASTSARVLMFGKVIACTILAFAQIGLTAVAVLAGAAISGNDLVLGKVAEPIAWFVPLFIVGFVMVAALYAAAASMVSRTEDLPSTSTPIMMLIFLPYMAVIIFSSNEAVMGVLSYIPFSAAVAVPMRVFLGTIEWWEPLVSLLILAATTLLALVLATRIFERSILRSGPKLSWGQALKRG; encoded by the coding sequence ATGAGCACAGAATCCCTGACCCGAACAGACACAGCCGGGAACCGTGCCGGTTTCACCACCGCGATCGGCCTCGTCATCGAGCGCGAGATCATGGTCCGCCTCAAATCCAGGGCCTTCATGATCTCGACGATCCTCTCGATCGTCATCCTCGGAGTCCTCGTCGGGGTCTCCGGGGCACTGCCCTCACTCTTCTCTTCCACCGACAAAGTGGCGGTCACCTCGGCGGGGGCCGAAGCCGTCAAGGGCATCGATGATATCGAGCCCGTCGTCGTCGATGACGTGGACGAGGCGAAAGCCCTCGTCACCTCCGAGAATGTCGATGCAGCCGTCGTCGACTCGGAGGACTCCCCGACCGGGGTCGCAGTCCTCTCGCTCCGCTCGGCCCCCGAGTCGCTCATCGCCTCGCTCAGCCTCACGCCTGAGGTCGAGCTTCTCGACCCCGACGCTCCGGATCCGGCCCTGACGTACTTCATCGGGCTCGGCCTCGGACTCGTATTCTTCATGGCGGCGATGACCTTCGGCAATACGATCGCGTCCTCAGTGGTCGAGGAGAAGCAGTCACGCATCGTCGAGATCCTGCTCGCCTCCACCTCGGCGCGGGTGCTCATGTTCGGCAAGGTCATCGCGTGTACGATCCTCGCCTTCGCCCAGATCGGACTCACCGCCGTTGCGGTCCTGGCCGGCGCCGCCATCAGCGGAAACGACCTCGTTTTGGGCAAGGTCGCCGAACCGATCGCCTGGTTCGTCCCGCTCTTCATCGTCGGTTTCGTCATGGTCGCAGCCCTCTATGCGGCCGCGGCCTCGATGGTCTCGCGCACCGAGGACCTGCCGTCGACGAGCACGCCGATCATGATGCTCATCTTCCTGCCGTATATGGCCGTCATCATCTTCTCCTCGAACGAAGCGGTCATGGGGGTGCTCAGCTACATTCCGTTCTCGGCGGCGGTGGCGGTTCCGATGCGAGTCTTCCTCGGCACGATCGAGTGGTGGGAGCCGCTCGTCTCACTGCTCATCCTCGCAGCCACGACACTGTTGGCCCTGGTGCTGGCGACCCGGATCTTCGAACGCTCTATCCTCCGATCGGGCCCGAAGCTGTCGTGGGGTCAGGCGCTGAAGCGGGGCTGA